One genomic region from Marmota flaviventris isolate mMarFla1 chromosome 6, mMarFla1.hap1, whole genome shotgun sequence encodes:
- the LOC114083699 gene encoding MHC class I polypeptide-related sequence B-like, with amino-acid sequence MSSLVSIGLCRVLLLRAPTAFWAPLCAACRCWTVHPSSAQTLAMEVKKHWKSDDSPNKAQWAHVQGTIGGRLQRYLNSWIAFNKTIVSPVVTVICGEALEDTINATCWAFGFYPWIISLIWLQDGEPLSQDTQQSGSLLPYGNGTYKTCVSTRIPQGQEQRFTCHV; translated from the exons ATGTCAAGTTTGGTCTCTATTGGGCTGTGTCGCGTCCTGCTGCTCCGGGCCCCAACTGCCTTTTGGGCACCCCTGTGTGCTGCCTGCCGCTG CTGGACAGTGCACCCTTCCTCGGCTCAGACTTTGGCTATGGAAGTCAAGAAGCACTGGAAATCGGATGATAGTCCAAACAAGGCTCAATGGGCCCATGTGCAAGGAACAATTGGTGGAAGACTCCAGAGATATCTGAACTCCTGGATAGCCTTCAATAAGACAATAG tgTCCCCAGTAGTGACTGTTATCTGCGGTGAGGCCTTGGAGGACACGATCAACGCCACATGTTGGGCTTTTGGTTTCTATCCCTGGATTATCTCTCTGATTTGGCTTCAGGATGGGGAACCCCTGAGCCAGGACACACAGCAGTCTGGGAGTCTCTTGCCATATGGGAATGGGACCTACAAGACCTGCGTGTCCACCAGGATTCCTCAAGGACAGGAGCAGAGATTTACCTGCCATGTGTGA